A single genomic interval of Sphingobium sp. EM0848 harbors:
- a CDS encoding fumarylacetoacetate hydrolase family protein → MKLASLNEGGRDGRLLVVSADMRKAVRATGIAPTLQAALDDWADAEPALHALERALAEGRAEGAFDFDPAAALAPLPRAYQFLDGSAYYHHMSVVRAARGARPPEDFFEVPLMYQGLSDPILGPGQPLRLTEDEALGIDIEAEIAVITGDVPMGVTVEDAPGHVRLIVLLNDYSLRGVIPPEIGRGFGFLQGKCVNSMGPVAVTPDELGDAWNGRLLSGIYRIHINGRRLGELQPGIDASFDYAQLIAHAARTRELRAGTVIGAGALANADHARHGSGCIAEERAHEQLRNGAPTTPYLRFGDHVRLEMFDARDVSLFGAIDQRVERYVAA, encoded by the coding sequence ATGAAGCTGGCAAGTCTGAACGAGGGCGGCCGCGATGGCCGGCTTCTGGTCGTTTCGGCCGACATGCGCAAGGCGGTGCGGGCGACGGGTATCGCACCGACCCTGCAGGCCGCGCTCGATGACTGGGCGGATGCCGAACCGGCGCTGCATGCACTGGAGCGGGCGCTGGCCGAGGGCAGGGCGGAGGGCGCGTTCGATTTCGATCCCGCCGCCGCGCTGGCGCCGTTGCCGCGCGCCTATCAGTTCCTCGACGGCAGCGCCTATTATCATCACATGTCGGTGGTCCGCGCCGCGCGTGGCGCCAGGCCGCCGGAGGATTTCTTCGAGGTTCCGCTGATGTATCAGGGCCTTTCGGACCCCATTCTCGGCCCCGGACAGCCCCTGCGGCTGACCGAGGACGAGGCGCTGGGCATCGACATAGAGGCGGAGATCGCGGTCATCACCGGCGACGTGCCGATGGGTGTGACAGTCGAGGACGCGCCGGGCCATGTGCGGCTGATCGTGCTGCTGAACGATTATTCGCTGCGTGGCGTGATTCCGCCCGAAATCGGCCGCGGTTTCGGTTTCCTCCAGGGCAAGTGCGTCAACAGCATGGGGCCGGTGGCGGTGACCCCCGACGAGCTGGGCGACGCGTGGAACGGGCGGCTGCTGTCGGGCATCTATCGCATCCACATCAACGGCAGGCGATTGGGGGAGCTTCAGCCGGGCATCGACGCCAGTTTCGATTACGCCCAGCTGATCGCCCATGCGGCGCGGACGCGGGAGTTGCGCGCGGGCACGGTGATCGGCGCGGGCGCACTCGCCAATGCCGATCATGCCCGGCACGGCAGCGGCTGCATCGCCGAGGAGAGGGCGCATGAGCAGCTTCGCAACGGGGCGCCCACCACGCCCTATCTGCGTTTTGGCGACCATGTCCGGCTGGAGATGTTCGATGCGCGGGACGTCTCCCTCTTCGGCGCGATCGATCAGCGCGTCGAACGGTATGTCGCGGCATGA
- a CDS encoding VOC family protein, with the protein MLCKKLHHAAFRCVDAAETVEFYTTVLGLTFTHAMGEDHVPSTGEYSPHIHIFFEMEDGSNIAFFEVPKAPPGIKDRNTPDWVQHFAFEVESVDALNKAKAELEAKGIDVLGPTDHDDFILSIYFFDPSGHRLELTARTGTPEQHARFEQEAVAVLDCWNETHDWSNRERVFGSASGYRREVLQ; encoded by the coding sequence ATGCTGTGCAAGAAGCTGCATCATGCCGCATTCCGGTGTGTGGATGCGGCGGAGACGGTGGAGTTCTACACCACCGTCCTTGGCCTTACATTCACCCACGCCATGGGGGAGGATCATGTGCCCTCCACCGGCGAATATAGTCCGCACATCCACATCTTCTTCGAGATGGAGGACGGGTCCAACATCGCCTTTTTCGAAGTGCCCAAGGCGCCGCCCGGCATCAAGGACCGCAACACCCCCGACTGGGTGCAGCATTTCGCCTTCGAGGTTGAAAGCGTCGACGCGCTCAACAAGGCCAAGGCCGAACTGGAGGCGAAGGGCATCGACGTGCTCGGTCCCACCGACCATGACGATTTCATCCTCTCCATCTATTTCTTCGACCCCTCCGGGCACCGGCTGGAACTGACGGCCCGTACCGGGACGCCGGAACAGCATGCGCGATTCGAGCAGGAAGCCGTGGCGGTGCTCGACTGCTGGAACGAAACCCATGACTGGTCGAACCGGGAGCGCGTCTTCGGCAGCGCCAGCGGCTATCGGCGGGAGGTGCTGCAATGA
- a CDS encoding TonB-dependent receptor domain-containing protein — MIAQEQGSMERRRLNRRSRLKATSAAAAILCLIDAGAARAQMAEAAAQAKGEVSVSDIVVTGSRVVREGFTAPTPTTVIGVEQIRAAAPASIADYVNQLPALVGSNTPRIANTGASATVGSNLFNLRSLGANRTLVLLDGHRVVPSTITGNVDINLLPQALVQRVDVVTGGASAAWGSDAVAGVVNFVLDRKFEGAMANIQSGIADAGDARSFKAELSYGTSFAGGRGHFILSGEYHDDDGAGKATSRDWFKGRKVIFNPGWTATNGQPRRIIRTGVGASNETSGGLITGPATVTVGGVTRPNTLRNMQFGPGGTLMPYDPGTVSGISAFGGDVEDISQAIELAVPLRYGTAYGRLSYDLTPGITVYGEANYARAWNEIVARVYDRGGNITIQRDNAFLPADVRTQMASLGLNSFQMGRMFLDWGPLRGRNRREQQRYVAGLEGRLAGGWSWDAYVQHGVTDFSTGAYANNPIVANFNRAVDAVANPANGQIVCRSTLADPTNGCVPLNIFGAGSSSQAARNYVFGRSVQDIRIQQDVAAASLRGEPFSLWAGPVSVALGVEARREKYRSTADALSLTDAFFVGNFKPSRGKYDVKEAFFETVVPLLADKSFVKSLDLNAAIRLTDYSLSGSVTTWKVGSTWDLDDQFRVRGVVSRDIRAPNLSELFQGGATLNQTVDDPVTGTSYSSRTVSQGNPDLKPERADTRSFGIVYRPAWLRGLSLSVDYFDIKIDGAIASLIAQRVIDKCQQGITAQCGFITRGSPAGPITSILLVPQNINAERTRGVDIEGTYRTELGKGDLILRAVATYVDQRSEKADGQKVDYAGTNANESQPSKAVPRWRGMASATYDLGKVASTLTGRFISAGKLNNAWVEGVDIDDNSVSSAFYLDWSMTWRIDGAAKGTEVYFAVQNLLDKGPPASPNYSTASTIQTGVNGYIYDVIGRQFRVGVRTRF, encoded by the coding sequence ATGATTGCGCAAGAGCAGGGATCGATGGAGAGGCGCCGCCTGAACCGCCGCAGCCGCCTGAAGGCGACGAGCGCGGCGGCCGCGATCCTGTGCCTGATCGATGCCGGCGCGGCCCGCGCCCAGATGGCGGAAGCGGCGGCGCAGGCGAAGGGGGAAGTATCGGTGAGCGATATCGTGGTCACCGGCTCCCGCGTGGTGCGGGAGGGCTTCACCGCGCCGACGCCCACCACCGTCATCGGGGTGGAGCAGATCAGGGCGGCCGCGCCCGCCAGCATCGCCGATTATGTCAACCAGTTGCCGGCGCTGGTCGGGTCGAACACGCCGCGCATCGCCAATACGGGCGCTTCGGCGACGGTCGGCTCCAACCTCTTCAACCTGCGCAGCCTGGGTGCGAACCGGACGCTGGTGCTGCTGGACGGGCATCGGGTGGTGCCGTCCACCATCACCGGCAATGTCGACATCAACCTGCTGCCGCAGGCGCTGGTCCAGCGCGTCGACGTGGTGACGGGCGGCGCATCGGCGGCCTGGGGATCGGACGCGGTCGCGGGGGTCGTCAATTTCGTCCTCGACCGCAAGTTCGAGGGCGCGATGGCGAACATCCAGAGCGGTATCGCCGACGCGGGCGACGCGCGGAGTTTCAAGGCGGAGCTTTCCTACGGCACCAGCTTTGCCGGCGGGCGCGGCCATTTCATCCTGAGCGGCGAATATCATGACGATGACGGGGCGGGGAAGGCGACCTCGCGCGACTGGTTCAAGGGGCGCAAGGTCATCTTCAACCCCGGCTGGACGGCGACGAACGGCCAGCCCCGACGCATCATCCGGACGGGCGTAGGCGCCAGCAACGAAACCTCCGGCGGGCTGATCACCGGACCGGCGACCGTCACGGTCGGCGGCGTCACCCGGCCCAATACGCTGCGCAACATGCAGTTCGGGCCGGGCGGCACGCTGATGCCCTATGATCCCGGCACGGTCAGCGGCATTTCCGCCTTTGGCGGCGATGTCGAGGACATCAGCCAGGCGATCGAACTGGCCGTGCCGCTGCGCTACGGCACCGCTTATGGTCGGTTGAGCTATGACCTGACGCCCGGCATCACCGTCTATGGCGAGGCGAACTATGCCAGGGCCTGGAACGAGATCGTCGCCCGTGTCTATGACCGTGGCGGCAATATCACGATCCAGCGCGACAATGCCTTCCTGCCCGCGGACGTCCGCACGCAAATGGCGTCGCTGGGCCTCAATAGCTTCCAGATGGGGCGCATGTTCCTCGACTGGGGCCCGTTGCGCGGGCGCAACCGGCGTGAGCAGCAACGCTATGTCGCCGGGCTGGAGGGCAGGCTGGCCGGCGGTTGGTCCTGGGACGCCTATGTCCAGCATGGGGTGACCGATTTCTCGACCGGCGCCTATGCCAACAATCCCATCGTCGCCAATTTCAACCGCGCGGTCGATGCGGTCGCCAATCCGGCCAACGGCCAGATCGTCTGCCGGTCGACCCTGGCCGATCCGACCAATGGCTGCGTGCCGCTCAACATCTTCGGGGCCGGGTCAAGTTCGCAGGCCGCGCGCAACTATGTCTTCGGCCGCTCTGTGCAGGACATCCGCATCCAGCAGGATGTGGCGGCGGCCAGCCTGCGCGGTGAGCCTTTCTCGCTCTGGGCCGGGCCGGTTTCTGTTGCCCTCGGCGTTGAGGCGCGGCGCGAGAAATATCGTTCCACGGCCGACGCCCTTTCGTTGACCGACGCTTTCTTCGTCGGCAATTTCAAGCCGTCGCGGGGCAAATATGACGTCAAGGAAGCCTTTTTCGAAACGGTGGTGCCGCTGCTGGCGGACAAGTCCTTCGTCAAGTCGCTCGACCTCAACGCCGCCATCCGCCTGACCGACTACAGCCTCAGCGGATCGGTGACGACCTGGAAAGTCGGTTCGACCTGGGATCTGGACGACCAGTTCCGTGTCCGGGGCGTCGTCTCACGCGACATCCGCGCGCCCAATCTCAGCGAACTTTTCCAGGGCGGCGCCACGCTCAACCAGACCGTGGACGATCCGGTGACGGGCACCAGCTACAGTTCGCGTACCGTCAGCCAGGGCAATCCGGACCTGAAGCCGGAAAGGGCGGACACCAGGTCGTTCGGTATCGTCTATCGCCCGGCCTGGCTTCGCGGCCTGTCGCTCTCGGTCGATTATTTCGACATCAAGATCGACGGCGCGATCGCCAGCCTGATCGCCCAGCGCGTGATCGACAAATGCCAGCAGGGGATCACCGCGCAATGCGGCTTCATCACCCGCGGATCGCCTGCCGGACCGATCACCAGCATCCTGCTGGTGCCGCAGAACATCAATGCGGAACGAACAAGGGGCGTTGATATCGAGGGGACTTACCGCACGGAACTGGGCAAGGGCGACCTCATATTGCGGGCGGTCGCGACCTATGTGGACCAACGGTCGGAGAAGGCCGACGGGCAGAAGGTAGACTATGCCGGGACCAACGCCAATGAATCGCAACCGTCCAAGGCGGTGCCGCGCTGGCGGGGCATGGCCTCCGCCACCTATGATCTGGGCAAGGTCGCCTCCACCCTGACCGGCCGCTTCATCAGCGCGGGCAAGCTCAACAACGCGTGGGTCGAGGGCGTCGATATCGACGACAACAGCGTGTCCTCCGCCTTCTATCTCGACTGGTCGATGACCTGGCGCATCGACGGCGCCGCCAAGGGCACGGAGGTCTATTTCGCGGTGCAGAACCTGCTCGACAAGGGCCCGCCGGCCTCGCCCAACTATTCGACCGCCAGCACGATCCAGACCGGCGTCAACGGCTATATCTATGACGTCATCGGCCGCCAGTTCCGCGTCGGCGTGCGCACCAGATTTTGA